The following coding sequences lie in one Apium graveolens cultivar Ventura chromosome 1, ASM990537v1, whole genome shotgun sequence genomic window:
- the LOC141687584 gene encoding uncharacterized protein LOC141687584, with amino-acid sequence MTPEQIQAAMDLWKEKQNAEPETRPGDQRERSKEQSGESRGSVFDRIAKNLKKPPEDARDEIRKAALRERIRKEEEAKAQESIERRIREEEAKLKRKAHRIHVSSDSEPEKESKQEQMARALRDLKRKVEGDMEVGAAATPFTKSLEATPRESGLKHFNFNSFDGLADPEEHLNYFEQISNIYDYSDLTRCRFFASTLKGGAHKWFSRIPSRSVDSWKDFREIFLKRFRANRMNELQVCHLETIQQKSKEPLPEFIKRFQEAINQLSNLEEKEAVNIFRRNLHPISCEGYVKDLIHREPQSLASAYTLASKFIKENDFLKSMKMNRRIQDDDESPERRSSSRRDKRYKFDRQANYTQQSRGTPPRETYPESRKNERKQKAKKEPKPEPEWTPLNRPRADVLREVKGKPFYYPPKPLLAPPENRARDKHCGYHEDQGHTTENCFSLKMFIEDQIKKGNMNQYLQRGSNDKDRAPGRGKNVVSVVFGGTASPPRSPDRENDVMMIQTREDEPICFSYSDYEGLDPDHNLALVVTLDVANNEVKRILVDNGSSANIVFEHTLNRMELGHLRMDPCLEDPLYGFGNTMIPIRGIIYLPIIFGTAPREVSHMMKFYVISATSSYNMILGRPTITKLKAIPSTIHLKLKFPTPGGTGELKGDREMAGKCYGQALVMEETEPENRKRIMSLPKGQSRKKHREHLSKMARLDVNMIEDSGYSVTNADARIQKFVESKEKTKVEPAQQIIEVDLELGNPTRKIKIGKGLETTFQKELINLLKEHADVFAWSPEDMPGIDESVAMHSLDVDPKQKPIKQKRRNFAPEWQQAIDQEVEKLLKADILCEIKYPDWLANVVLVKKPNGKWRMCVDYTNLNSACPKDSYPLPNIDQLIDATSGHVMLSFMDAFSGYNQVKMNPADIAKMAFIIHRAVYAFVMMPFGLINAGATYQKMMNTIFKEQLGRNMESYVDDMIAKSVTISEHIQDLRECFKNLRKYNMKLNPEKCTFGVPSGKFLGFLVSERGIEANPEKIKAIMEMTVPRTQKDIQKLSGCHFEDLSQSWQKNAYHSSNC; translated from the coding sequence ATGACCCCGGAACAGATACAGGCGGCTATGGACCTGTGGAAGGAAAAGCAGAACGCCGAGCCGGAGACCCGCCCAGGGGATCAGCGAGAGCGGTCTAAAGAACAGTCCGGAGAATCTCGGGGATCCGTCTTCGACCGGATTGCGAAGAATTTAAAAAAGCCACCAGAGGACGCCAGAGATGAAATAAGAAAAGCTGCCCTCCGGGAGAGAATTCGGAAAGAAGAAGAGGCTAAAGCCCAAGAATCTATAGAAAGGAGGATCCGGGAGGAGGAGGCCAAGCTAAAGAGAAAGGCCCACCGGATTCATGTTTCCTCAGACTCAGAGCCGGAGAAGGAGTCCAAGCAAGAACAAATGGCCCGGGCCCTTCGAGACCTTAAAAGGAAAGTGGAGGGCGACATGGAAGTAGGGGCAGCAGCGACCCCGTTCACAAAGAGTCTGGAAGCCACCCCTAGAGAGTCAGGGCTGAAGCACTTCAATTTTAACTCTTTTGACGGGCTGGCTGACCCTGAAGAGCATCTGAACTATTTTGAGCAAATATCCAATATTTATGATTATAGCGACCTGACTAGATGCCGATTCTTCGCATCAACACTGAAGGGGGGCGCTCATAAATGGTTCAGCCGCATACCATCCCGGAGTGTGGACTCCTGGAAAGACTTCCGCGAGATATTTTTGAAAAGATTCAGGGCCAACCGGATGAACGAGCTGCAGGTGTGTCATCTAGAAACGATCCAACAAAAAAGCAAGGAACCCCTTCCGGAATTCATCAAAAGattccaggaagcaatcaaccAACTCTCCAACTTAGAAGAAAAGGAGGCAGTAAACATCTTTCGAAGAAACTTGCACCCGATATCTTGTGAAGGCTATGTCAAAGACCTGATTCACAGGGAGCCCCAAAGCCTGGCGTCAGCATATACGTTGGCATCAAAGTTCATAAAGGAAAATGATTTCCTCAAATCAATGAAGATGAACAGAAGAATACAAGACGATGATGAGTCTCCGGAGCGACGCTCGTCGTCCCGGAGAGACAAGAGATACAAGTTTGACAGGCAAGCCAACTACACCCAGCAGTCCCGGGGAACCCCACCCCGGGAAACGTACCCCGAATCAAGAAAAAACGAAAGGAAACAAAAGGCCAAGAAGGAACCCAAGCCGGAACCAGAGTGGACACCCCTCAACAGGCCCCGGGCTGACGTTTTGCGTGAAGTCAAGGGCAAACCATTTTATTATCCGCCAAAACCCTTGCTAGCGCCGCCCGAAAACAGGGCCCGAGACAAGCATTGTGGCTATCACGAAGATCAAGGCCATACTACTGAAAACTGTTTCTCCCTCAAGATGTTCATAGAAGACCAAATCAAGAAAGgaaacatgaaccagtatcttcaAAGGGGCTCGAATGACAAAGACAGAGCCCCGGGAAGAGGCAAAAATGTGGTGAGTGTTGTTTTCGGTGGCACAGCCTCTCCACCGCGGAGCCCGGATCGGGAGAATGATGTGATGATGATCCAGACTCGGGAGGACGAACCGATTTGCTTCTCTTATTCTGATTATGAGGGCCTCGATCCGGATCACAACTTGGCATTAGTGGTGACCCTCGACGTCGCAAACAACGAGGTAAAAAGAATTCTAGTTGATAATGGTTCATCTGCTAATATTGTATTCGAGCACACGCTTAACAGGATGGAGCTCGGACACCTCAGAATGGATCCCTGTCTTGAAGACCCTTTGTATGGATTCGGGAACACCATGATTCCAATCCGGGGTATCATCTATCTTCCCATCATATTTGGAACCGCACCCCGAGAGGTCTCCCATATGATGAAATTCTATGTGATAAGTGCAACCTCCTCATACAATATGATCCTTGGTAGGCCCACTATCACCAAGCTCAAGGCGATCCCCTCAACTATTCACTTAAAACTCAAGTTCCCCACCCCAGGAGGCACTGGAGAACTGAAAGGAGATAGGGAAATGGCTGGTAAATGCTATGGTCAAGCACTCGTCATGGAAGAAACGGAACCGGAAAACCGGAAGAGAATAATGTCCCTGCCCAAGGGACAAAGCAGAAAGAAGCATCGAGAACACCTTAGTAAAATGGCCCGTTTGGATGTGAACATGATCGAAGACTCCGGATACAGCGTAACCAACGCTGATGCCCGGATTCAAAAGTTTGTAGAGAGCAAGGAGAAGACGAAGGTAGAACCGGCCCAACAGATAATCGAGGTAGATTTGGAACTCGGGAACCCCACCCGAAAAATCAAAATCGGAAAAGGCTTGGAAACCACATTCCAAAAGGAGCTTATCAACCTACTAAAAGAGCACGCTGACGTATTCGCCTGGTCCCCGGAAGACATGCCAGGGATCGATGAATCCGTGGCCATGCACAGTCTGGATGTAGATCCAAAGCAAAAACCAATCAAACAAAAGCGAAGGAACTTCGCCCCAGAATGGCAACAGGCAATCGACCAAGAAGTCGAGAAGTTGTTAAAGGCAGACATACTCTGTGAAATTAAGTATCCGGACTGGCTAGCAAACGTTGTGCTGGTCAAAAAACCCAATGGCAAGTGGCGAATGTGCGTGGATTATACAAACCTCAATTCAGCATGTCCTAAAGACTCTTACCCCCTGCCCAATATCGACCAGCTGATAGACGCGACCTCGGGCCATGTCATGTTAAGTTTTATGGATGCCTTCTCGGGTTACAACCAGGTCAAGATGAATCCGGCAGACATTGCAAAAATGGCATTCATCATACACCGGGCCGTCTACGCTTTTGTTATGATGCCGTTTGGGTTAATCAACGCCGGAGCAACATACCAAAAAATGATGAATACCATCTTTAAAGAGCAACTGGGCAGGAACATGGAGTCTTACGTTGATGACATGATCGCCAAGTCGGTCACAATCTCAGAACACATCCAGGACCTTCGGGAGTGTTTCAAAAACTTGAGAAAGTACAACATGAAGCTGAACCCGGAGAAATGCACGTTCGGGGTCCCTTCCGGGAAGTTTTTGGGTTTTCTGGTCAGCGAAAGAGGAATAGAGGCCAACCCGGAGAAGATCAAAGCTATAATGGAAATGACAGTTCCCCGAACTCAAAAAGACATCCAAAAGCTCTCAGGATGCCACTTCGAAGATTTATCCCAAAGTTGGCAGAAAAATGCGTACCATTCTTCGAACTGTTAA
- the LOC141687478 gene encoding very-long-chain 3-oxoacyl-CoA reductase 1-like — protein sequence MEAPQTRKSIQNEFTLASISHLSSSSSPPNLSPVARFCSNSGVSELRFEQGHEPLNFNLHTSQLNDVSTAIRAKFGGIEIKTVVVDFSGDLVEGVKRIEEVIEGLEVGVLINNVGVSYHMRGFFMKWMRNCCLMWGLPGMLKRKRGGIINIGFGAAIVIPSDPLYSLYAAAKASVNTLFSQPSGISLSPDLKVAYIADSESRSIRSVDLKTGGSKLLAGGDPVFSDNLFWFGDHDGTNSYNHKVAPDIT from the exons ATGGAGGCTCCTCAAACACGTAAATCAATACAAAATGAATTCACACTAGCTTCAATTTCTCATCTCTCTTCATCTTCTTCCCCGCCGAACTTATCTCCAGTCGCTCGTTTCTGCTCCAATTCCGGAGTTTCGGAGCTCCGGTTTGAGCAAGGTCATGAACCGCTTAATTTTAACCTTCACACATCTCAG CTTAATGATGTTTCGACTGCGATTCGAGCTAAGTTTGGGGGAATTGAGATTAAGACTGTGGTGGTTGATTTTTCTGGTGATTTGGTAGAAGGGGTTAAGAGAATTGAGGAAGTGATTGAGGGTTTAGAAGTTGGGGTCTTGATTAATAATGTAGGGGTTTCGTATCATATGCGAGGTTTTTTCATGAAGTGGATGAGAAATTGTTGCCTGATGTGGGGGTTGCCTGGAATGCTTAAGAGGAAGAGAGGGGGAATTATTAATATTGGTTTCGGTGCTGCCATTGTCATTCCTTCGGATCCTCTTTACTCTCTTTATGCGGCTGCTAAAGC TTCTGTAAATACATTGTTTTCCCAACCTTCTGGAATCTCTTTGTCACCAG ATTTGAAGGTGGCATATATTGCTGATAGTGAGAGTAGATCCATTCGATCAGTTGATCTGAAAACAGGAGGGTCAAAATTATTAGCTGGAGGTGATCCAGTTTTCTCAGACAATCTATTTTGG TTCGGAGACCATGATGGGACAAACTCTTATAATCACAAGGTAGCTCCTGATATAACCTGA